A window from Hemicordylus capensis ecotype Gifberg chromosome 2, rHemCap1.1.pri, whole genome shotgun sequence encodes these proteins:
- the MAGIX gene encoding PDZ domain-containing protein MAGIX isoform X4, whose product MGGAGPHVHDWGSERIEPCGISCNARQSPQVTCEARIPATETTPAAGVNVVVVVDGNCILQYTHRQSPCSCLSDGEPLLPRRPPPTYGAVPPSPTIPRGPACGQEAGPPPSRRTRGLSVRCCTKACLGDEEEHTERHLHRGAPCSRLTPVPLPRSPSGPWFGVGSLSGGRPGARVVRIWDRQRCPLLEEGDVIAKVNGADVRDLSPGEVESVLQEHTRAGDVILLVERKGTSIECQIVGWFSQSRILTVWVGGVFSQAPSPLHTPKKWLCIGKNRGHHSRRHPQENCTFRREHLLHDPTHNKGVPQAIPNPWGGPAGDTLAVTSFVGPEPRDVLVCPARCSQRLRRPRPAGGVGEPTGSVDGPKEEYGCSSGITIATDGGGAGRAASSLLPHQEEGPSHQEDGGLLARLSHGDVGGIFRQAGSRVRMRVRNRKDAGVSSDLNTADIEVGEGHRSPTYRPPQPQETGKYSVELLRGPNGFGFSLRGGSEYNMDIYVLALMDGGPAQQCGKIRVSDQLMEINGEPTLGMTHAQAVEHIRSGGSRIHLVLKRGNGFVPDYVSICLRPTGQPLASLALCVTNSPRGEPCFCLVGRVEHK is encoded by the exons ATGGGGGGAGCTGGCCCCCATGTCCATGATTGGGGATCGGAACGGATAGAGCCTTGTGGCATCAG CTGCAATGCCCGACAAAGCCCCCAGGTGACTTGTGAAGCTCGTATTCCTGCAACAGAGACCACTCCAGCTGCAGGAG TGAATGTGGTCGTAGTGGTTGACGGGAACTGTATTCTCCAATATACGCATCGGCAGTCACCTTGCTCCTGCCTCTCTGATGGGGAGCCTCTCCTGCCCCGTCGCCCTCCACCAACTTATGGTGCTGTGCCTCCCAGCCCCACTATCCCCCGGGGCCCAGCCTGTGGCCAAGAAGCTGGTCCGCCTCCGTCTCGCAGGACCCGTGGACTCAGTGTCCGCTGTTGCACCAAAGCCTGCTTAGGTGATGAAGAGGAACACACGGAGCGGCACCTCCATCGGGGGGCACCTTGTAGCCGCCTCACCCCAGTGCCCTTGCCCCGCAGCCCCTCTGGGCCATGGTTTGGAGTGGGCTCTCTCAGCGGAGGCCGGCCAGGCGCTCGGGTTGTGAGGATATGGGACCGGCAGCGATGCCCTTTGCTGGAGGAAGGGGATGTAATCGCCAAGGTGAATGGGGCTGATGTCCGAGATCTGAGCCCAGGAGAAGTAGAGAGTGTCTTGCAAGAGCATACACGAGCAGGAGATGTGATCCTACTGGTGGAGAGGAAAG GAACCAGCATTGAATGCCAGAtagtaggctggttctcacaatcaagaATACTCACAGTGTGGGTAGGAGGAGTGttcagccaggctccaagccctctGCACACTCCCAAGAAATGGTTGTGTATCGGCAAAAATCGAG GTCATCACTCCCGGAGACACCCCCAGGAGAACTGCACTTTCAGACGGGAACACCTCTTGCACGACCCCACCCACAATAAAGGAGTTCCTCAAGCCATTCCTAACCCTTGGGGAGGTCCTGCAGGTGACACTTTGGCTGTGACCAGTTTTGTGGGCCCTGAGCCCCGGGATGTACTTGTGTGCCCTGCTCGCTGTTCCCAGAGGCTGAGGCGGCCCCGGCCAGCAGGTGgggttggggagcccacaggaagtGTTGATGGTCCCAAAGAAGAATATGGATGCAGCAGTGGTATCACCATAGCAACAGATGGCGGTGGAGCTGGGAGAGCAG CCAGCTCCCTGTTGCCCCATCAGGAAGAGGGCCCCTCCCATCAGGAAGATGGCGGACTCTTAGCCCGGTTGTCGCATGGTGACGTTGGGGGCATCTTTCGGCAGGCAGGGAGCCGAGTGCGAATGAGGGTCCGTAATCGCAAGGATGCAG GAGTTTCCAGCGATTTGAACACGGCTGATATTGAAGTGGGTGAAGGTCACCGGAGCCCCACCTACCGCCCTCCTCAGCCCCAG GAGACTGGTAAATACTCCGTGGAATTGCTGCGAGGACCCAATGGCTTTGGCTTCAGCTTGAGAGGTGGAAGTGAATATAACATGGACATCTATGTCTTGGCCCTCATGGATGGTGGACCAGCCCAGCAATGTGGCAAGATCCGG GTGAGCGACCAGCTGATGGAGATCAATGGAGAGCCTACTTTGGGGATGACGCATGCGCAGGCCGTGGAGCACATCCGCAGTGGGGGGAGCCGGATCCACCTGGTGCTGAAGAGGGGCAACGGCTTCGTTCCCGACTATG TCTCCATCTGTCTCCGCCCCACAGGGCAGCCGCTGGCCAGTCTGGCTCTCTGCGTGACCAACTCCCCCCGGGGGGAGCCCTGCTTCTGCCTCGTGGGACGGGTCGAGCATAAATG A